The following are encoded in a window of Rubellicoccus peritrichatus genomic DNA:
- a CDS encoding di-heme oxidoredictase family protein: MLRLKSIERFSGALRLAAHSALTSIAITSVTLSLNAIENDPYTDIASWRQGHFNDPNGAGQGSDRADPDRDGLLNLIEYALCTNPIIPDTEGVPILESDGDNLLLRYNRARADVNYIVETSVDLVSWTVDGVDQGNSGLGERTATISNGVTDRKVVRLRVENPNNAFVPLFTNETTLEPATTIETDTALYTYFADRARDRHAREDHFEAYDHYLSFYWEHRTAAVEIVDTVGKGGSTVTFNVESLWKFKEDQAELRFFYRGVNTVAEYFNNGSMDRIDDTHWIRTVTYNDKENRPLQVGDRLEFEISQFLDEPPNGRENYYGTTYLYIVGQGLVPWETRGVFGDPTTELEDSYPIPEEGWLGGLTTLPYMYSGEPDNHFMQMATNLSNINGQPFVLGRRVHHTDFGDGSHDEGTDNPDFTELSGMLGTRYINRSCVACHTKNGRALPPDLNSTLDQYVIKVGDGNDNPHPELGSVLQPRSIGEDPEGSAVIANWIEADGLRSPDYDFNGIEPPQFSARIAPQLVGMGLLEAIPESSLQALADPDDSNGDGISGRLSIVTDPETNEQRVGRFGWKAGQSSVRSQVAAALNTDMGVMTSVFPNPDLGSVQSDAGDSDAELSEAHLKDLTTYISLLGVRAQRDLDDPDVIQGRTLFHSAKCTDCHTPSFTTSAYHPHAELRNQVIHPYTNLLLHDMGPGLADNLTEGSASGSEWRTPPLWGIGLTDGVSEGEAYLHDGRARNLTEAILWHGGEAEASKQAFEAMTQEEQDSVIEFLKSL, encoded by the coding sequence ATGCTTCGGCTAAAATCCATTGAACGCTTTTCGGGCGCATTACGCTTGGCTGCGCACTCAGCTCTTACCTCCATTGCAATTACCTCGGTAACTTTATCTTTAAACGCGATCGAGAATGACCCTTACACTGATATCGCAAGCTGGCGGCAAGGACACTTCAACGATCCAAATGGAGCCGGGCAAGGAAGCGACCGGGCCGACCCGGACCGCGATGGCTTACTAAACTTAATTGAGTATGCGCTCTGCACCAACCCGATAATCCCGGATACTGAAGGTGTTCCCATACTCGAATCGGACGGCGACAATCTGCTCCTTCGCTACAATCGAGCGCGAGCCGATGTTAATTACATCGTAGAAACCTCAGTCGATTTGGTAAGCTGGACGGTGGACGGCGTTGATCAGGGAAACAGCGGCCTGGGAGAGAGAACGGCAACCATTTCAAATGGCGTCACTGACCGCAAGGTCGTGCGCTTGCGTGTGGAGAATCCGAACAACGCTTTTGTTCCGCTTTTTACAAACGAAACAACCCTGGAACCAGCGACGACCATTGAAACCGATACAGCGCTTTACACCTACTTCGCCGACCGGGCACGTGATCGGCATGCACGCGAAGATCATTTTGAAGCCTACGACCACTACCTGAGTTTTTACTGGGAACATCGCACGGCCGCCGTGGAAATCGTGGACACGGTTGGCAAGGGCGGCAGCACAGTCACTTTCAACGTCGAAAGCCTTTGGAAGTTCAAAGAAGACCAGGCCGAACTCCGCTTCTTCTACCGTGGAGTCAACACCGTGGCAGAATATTTCAATAACGGTTCCATGGATCGCATAGACGACACCCATTGGATTCGTACGGTGACCTACAACGACAAAGAAAACCGACCACTGCAGGTTGGTGATCGATTGGAATTCGAAATCAGCCAGTTCCTCGACGAGCCACCCAACGGCAGAGAAAACTATTATGGGACAACATACTTATATATCGTAGGCCAGGGTTTGGTTCCATGGGAAACACGCGGTGTCTTTGGCGACCCGACCACAGAGCTCGAAGACTCTTATCCGATTCCAGAGGAGGGCTGGCTCGGCGGACTGACGACCCTCCCCTACATGTACTCAGGTGAGCCGGATAATCACTTCATGCAGATGGCAACAAATCTTTCTAATATCAATGGACAGCCTTTTGTCCTTGGCCGACGGGTGCATCATACAGACTTTGGTGATGGCTCTCATGATGAAGGAACAGACAATCCGGATTTCACCGAACTCTCCGGCATGCTCGGCACGCGTTACATCAATCGCTCATGCGTTGCCTGTCATACAAAAAATGGCCGTGCTCTACCACCAGACCTCAACAGTACATTGGATCAATACGTCATCAAAGTTGGTGATGGTAATGACAACCCTCACCCCGAATTAGGATCAGTCCTGCAACCACGTTCTATCGGGGAGGATCCGGAAGGCAGTGCAGTTATTGCGAACTGGATAGAAGCAGATGGCCTGCGTTCACCTGATTATGATTTCAACGGAATTGAGCCTCCTCAATTCTCCGCACGCATCGCTCCACAACTCGTTGGCATGGGACTGCTCGAAGCCATTCCGGAAAGTTCACTACAAGCCCTTGCCGACCCGGATGACAGTAACGGCGATGGCATCTCTGGTCGCCTGAGTATTGTCACTGATCCTGAAACAAACGAACAGAGAGTCGGACGTTTTGGATGGAAGGCAGGCCAATCTTCAGTCCGCTCGCAAGTGGCAGCTGCCTTGAACACCGACATGGGCGTGATGACATCCGTCTTTCCAAATCCTGACCTCGGTTCAGTTCAAAGCGATGCTGGTGATTCCGATGCCGAGTTAAGTGAAGCTCACCTAAAAGATTTAACCACATACATTTCGCTACTCGGTGTACGTGCTCAGCGCGATCTCGACGACCCGGATGTCATTCAAGGCAGAACACTGTTTCACTCCGCCAAATGCACGGACTGCCACACACCGAGTTTCACCACGTCAGCCTATCATCCCCACGCCGAGCTGCGAAATCAAGTGATCCATCCCTATACTAATTTGCTCCTGCACGATATGGGTCCTGGCCTGGCTGATAATCTTACTGAAGGTTCCGCTTCAGGAAGTGAATGGCGAACTCCACCACTATGGGGCATCGGCTTGACGGATGGCGTCAGCGAAGGCGAAGCCTACCTTCACGACGGACGAGCGCGCAACTTAACTGAAGCAATCCTCTGGCATGGCGGCGAAGCCGAAGCATCCAAACAGGCTTTCG
- a CDS encoding efflux RND transporter permease subunit, with amino-acid sequence MINKFIRFCLENKLVVFLFALAMIVWGVMVAPFDWKIEGLPRNPVPVDAIPDIGENQQIVFTEWTGRSPQDIEDQITYPLTTALLGLPGVKTIRSYSMFGFSSIYVIFKEDAEFYWTRSRILEKLSSLPAGTLPKGVSPQLGPDATGLGQVFWYTLEGFDAEGNPTGGWDLDELRSAQDWYVRYAFQGVEGVSEVASVGGYVKEYQIDVDPDALRTYDIALHEVFNAVRGSNLDVGARTIEVNSVEYVIRGLGFIEELDDLRKTVITQRDNVPITLDQVAVIEFGPALRRGALDKAGAEAVGGVVVTRYGENPLTVIKRIKEKIKEISPGLPTKTLEDGTISQLEIVPFYDRSGLIHETLGTLEDAVRQQILVTIIVVILMVFHLRSAALISGVLPLAVLFSFIGMSLFGVDANVVALSGIAIAIGTIVDMGVVLTENILRHLDKAKPDENRLEVVYRACSEVGGAVLTAVMTTVISFLPVFTMEAAEGKLFQPLAYTKTFALIGSIIVALAIIPPLAHLLLGSWSQKKHKTIEYTKQILKSKTGRISHRIVMCLCVLFVVNILAGDWKPLGPERQVANTAFVLLAVGGLLALFYLFIHFYAKLLSVILKLKIVFLGFSSIIVLFGFTIWLGWGTVFNWMPGFVKSTSIHMSLDDAIPGLGKEFMPNLDEGSFLYMPTTMPHASIGEAMDVLRKQDMAINAIPEVELAVGKLGRVESPLDPAPISMIETIITYKSEYITDKNGRILTFAYDGDTNAFKRNAKGELIPDNNGRPYRQWRDAIKSPDDIWDEIVKAATIPGTTSAPNLQPIAARIVMLQSGVRAPMAYKIQGPDLESIESVALELEQLLKEVPGINPETVFADRVVGKPYLEIDIDREAIARYGIKIQMVQDVIEVAVGGKTITTTVEGRERYPVRVRYMRELRDSIESIEDILVAAPDGTQIPLKELAHIDYVRGPQMIKSEDTFLVGYVIFDKQDGYAEVEVVEQANKFIEAKLGSGDWVLPAGVAKPVAIGSYENQVRAEKKLRVVLPLAFFAIFLILYFQFKKVSTTFIVFSGIAFAWSGGFILLWFYGQPWFLDFSLFGENLRDLFQMGTINLSVAVWVGFLALFGIATDDGVIMTTYLNQRFQEAPPENREQLHQRVIEAASRRVRPAMMTSATTILALLPVLTSVGRGSDVMVPMAIPTFGGMLLALMTIFVVPTLYCLLKEATTLRRS; translated from the coding sequence ATGATCAATAAATTCATTCGCTTTTGCCTGGAGAACAAGCTCGTTGTTTTTCTCTTCGCGCTGGCAATGATTGTCTGGGGGGTGATGGTTGCGCCCTTCGACTGGAAGATTGAAGGACTACCTCGGAATCCAGTCCCGGTTGATGCCATTCCCGACATCGGGGAAAATCAGCAGATTGTTTTCACCGAGTGGACGGGACGTTCGCCTCAGGACATAGAAGACCAGATCACCTATCCTTTGACCACCGCCCTATTAGGGTTGCCCGGTGTCAAAACGATCCGCAGCTATTCCATGTTCGGGTTCTCGTCGATCTACGTCATCTTTAAGGAAGACGCTGAGTTCTACTGGACACGAAGCCGGATACTGGAAAAGCTCAGCAGTCTCCCCGCAGGCACATTGCCCAAAGGCGTTTCTCCACAACTCGGCCCCGATGCCACCGGGCTTGGGCAAGTCTTCTGGTACACGCTCGAAGGTTTCGATGCCGAAGGCAATCCAACCGGCGGCTGGGACCTTGACGAACTCCGCTCTGCGCAGGACTGGTATGTGCGCTATGCCTTCCAGGGAGTCGAAGGCGTATCTGAAGTTGCCTCGGTTGGCGGCTATGTCAAAGAGTATCAGATCGATGTCGATCCCGATGCACTTCGCACCTACGACATTGCATTACACGAAGTTTTCAACGCAGTTCGCGGAAGTAACCTCGATGTCGGTGCCCGCACGATTGAAGTTAATAGTGTGGAGTATGTGATTCGCGGACTTGGCTTCATCGAAGAACTGGATGACTTGCGTAAGACAGTCATTACGCAACGCGACAATGTACCGATCACACTTGACCAGGTTGCAGTGATTGAATTCGGGCCGGCCCTGAGGCGTGGTGCGCTGGACAAGGCCGGCGCCGAAGCAGTCGGTGGTGTCGTGGTAACGCGTTACGGTGAAAACCCGCTCACTGTGATCAAACGCATCAAGGAAAAGATCAAAGAAATCTCGCCCGGCCTTCCAACAAAAACTTTGGAAGACGGGACTATCAGCCAACTGGAAATCGTTCCTTTCTATGATCGCTCCGGACTGATTCATGAAACTCTGGGAACGCTTGAGGATGCCGTTCGTCAACAGATCCTCGTGACAATCATAGTTGTTATCCTGATGGTATTTCATCTGAGAAGCGCTGCCTTGATCTCCGGCGTCCTCCCGCTTGCTGTCTTGTTTTCGTTTATCGGCATGAGCCTCTTCGGAGTGGACGCCAATGTCGTGGCTCTTTCCGGGATTGCGATAGCCATTGGCACCATCGTCGACATGGGGGTTGTTCTGACAGAAAATATTCTGCGTCACCTTGATAAAGCAAAACCGGACGAAAACCGACTGGAAGTCGTCTATCGCGCATGCAGTGAAGTCGGTGGTGCCGTCCTAACCGCTGTGATGACAACAGTGATCAGTTTCCTTCCCGTCTTCACAATGGAGGCAGCCGAAGGCAAGCTCTTCCAACCGCTGGCATACACCAAGACTTTTGCCCTTATCGGGTCCATCATCGTGGCGCTGGCAATCATTCCGCCGCTCGCACATTTGCTGCTCGGATCATGGAGCCAGAAGAAGCACAAAACGATAGAATATACAAAACAGATTCTGAAGAGCAAAACAGGACGCATTAGCCATCGAATAGTTATGTGCCTTTGCGTGCTTTTTGTGGTGAATATCCTGGCGGGAGACTGGAAGCCGCTCGGGCCGGAAAGGCAAGTCGCCAACACTGCATTTGTCTTACTCGCAGTAGGTGGACTCCTCGCCTTATTTTATCTCTTCATACACTTCTATGCAAAGCTTCTGTCTGTCATTTTAAAACTAAAAATCGTATTCCTTGGTTTCAGCAGCATTATCGTCCTCTTCGGATTCACTATCTGGCTTGGATGGGGAACAGTTTTCAACTGGATGCCGGGCTTTGTCAAAAGCACCAGCATTCACATGAGTCTGGACGATGCAATTCCAGGCCTGGGCAAGGAATTCATGCCCAATCTCGATGAAGGCTCATTCCTCTATATGCCGACGACAATGCCACATGCATCCATTGGCGAAGCGATGGATGTTTTGCGCAAGCAGGACATGGCGATCAATGCCATCCCGGAAGTCGAACTGGCAGTTGGAAAGCTCGGACGCGTGGAAAGCCCGCTGGACCCCGCACCGATCTCAATGATTGAGACAATCATTACTTACAAATCCGAATATATCACGGACAAAAACGGACGTATACTTACCTTCGCTTACGATGGAGATACCAATGCTTTCAAACGCAACGCTAAAGGTGAATTGATACCTGATAACAACGGACGCCCTTATCGCCAATGGAGAGACGCAATCAAAAGCCCCGACGACATCTGGGATGAAATCGTTAAAGCGGCAACGATCCCGGGAACCACTTCTGCCCCAAATCTCCAACCGATTGCAGCCCGCATTGTCATGCTGCAGAGCGGTGTCAGGGCGCCGATGGCTTACAAGATCCAGGGGCCTGATTTGGAGTCCATCGAGAGTGTTGCCCTTGAGTTGGAACAACTCTTGAAAGAAGTGCCTGGCATTAACCCCGAAACCGTTTTTGCCGATCGTGTCGTGGGCAAACCTTACCTTGAAATTGACATCGACCGCGAAGCGATCGCCCGCTACGGAATAAAAATCCAGATGGTGCAGGACGTGATTGAAGTCGCCGTTGGAGGCAAAACGATCACGACCACAGTTGAAGGAAGAGAACGCTACCCGGTGCGCGTTCGTTACATGCGTGAGCTGCGCGATTCGATCGAGTCCATTGAAGACATCCTCGTTGCAGCACCTGACGGCACCCAAATCCCATTGAAGGAACTGGCCCACATCGATTACGTTCGTGGCCCGCAGATGATCAAAAGTGAAGACACTTTCCTCGTCGGCTATGTCATATTTGATAAGCAGGACGGATACGCGGAAGTCGAAGTCGTCGAACAGGCCAACAAGTTTATTGAAGCGAAACTTGGAAGTGGCGATTGGGTCCTCCCAGCTGGAGTGGCAAAACCGGTCGCGATTGGCAGTTACGAAAACCAAGTGCGGGCCGAAAAGAAACTACGCGTCGTCTTACCTCTCGCATTCTTCGCCATCTTTTTGATCCTCTATTTCCAGTTCAAAAAAGTTTCCACAACCTTCATTGTCTTTTCTGGAATCGCTTTTGCCTGGTCCGGCGGCTTCATTCTTTTATGGTTCTATGGGCAACCATGGTTCCTCGACTTCAGCCTCTTCGGAGAAAACCTGCGGGACCTTTTCCAAATGGGAACCATCAACCTGAGCGTCGCCGTATGGGTCGGCTTCCTCGCGCTGTTTGGAATAGCAACCGACGACGGCGTCATCATGACAACTTACCTCAATCAACGATTCCAGGAAGCCCCACCGGAGAACCGAGAGCAACTCCATCAGCGCGTCATCGAGGCAGCCAGCCGCCGTGTTCGTCCTGCGATGATGACAAGCGCCACCACGATACTCGCCCTGTTGCCTGTCCTCACGTCAGTCGGCCGCGGCTCCGATGTCATGGTCCCGATGGCCATTCCGACATTCGGCGGAATGCTCCTTGCCCTCATGACCATCTTCGTTGTGCCAACGCTGTATTGCCTTTTAAAAGAGGCAACAACACTGCGACGAAGTTAG
- a CDS encoding efflux RND transporter periplasmic adaptor subunit: MNAKSLFVYGSIAIIILLIGFGVGRFTVANKEDHSGHNNIVATEEDNAPTTWTCSMHPQIQQSEPGDCPICGMDLIPLDDNDSNDLGPRAMSMSESSLALADIQTTLVQREFPTAEIKLVGKLEYDETQVKSLTARFPARIEKLILNYTGVPVKTGEQLAVVYSPELLTAQTELITANRVDPNSSLTRTIREKLRLWGLLPEQIDEIVKEGKPSDRFTIKAPAGGIVIAKNVNEGDYVETGETLFKIVDLDRLWLFLDAYESDLPWLRYGQKVNFTVEAWPGEIFTGIIAFIEPELNRKTRTIGIRVNVENQDGRLKPGMFARGTVESKVAEGGQVYTSDLAGKWISPMHPEIIKDGPGQCDVCGMDLVPIETLGYVSDSKNEEAPLVIPASAVLRTGKRAVAYVQVPDTEQPTFEGREIVLGARAGDDFIVKEGLAEGERVVTNGAFKIDSALQIKAKPSMMNPGILIEENENGGMGAMMMDKVIEPLPPLASSLLKKTLPDYFALQSALANDNFDTAKAALKSMMSKTGHSGELAELIHTMLAAKDLNAIRRPYFEILSNAFIAAAKENSSEMTGEIYLMSCPMVYDDRGAAWLQTNDEVMNPYFGEEMLMCGEVLEKLNDGK, translated from the coding sequence ATGAATGCAAAATCTCTTTTCGTCTATGGCAGCATTGCCATCATCATTCTATTGATCGGTTTTGGAGTCGGGCGTTTCACCGTCGCAAACAAAGAGGACCACAGTGGGCATAATAATATCGTAGCAACTGAAGAAGATAACGCCCCAACCACATGGACTTGTTCCATGCATCCTCAAATCCAACAGTCAGAACCAGGAGACTGCCCCATCTGTGGCATGGATTTGATTCCACTGGATGATAACGATAGCAATGACCTCGGCCCGCGTGCCATGAGTATGAGTGAAAGTTCACTGGCACTCGCCGACATTCAAACAACGCTTGTTCAACGCGAATTCCCTACCGCCGAAATAAAACTCGTAGGAAAACTCGAATATGATGAAACACAGGTCAAATCATTGACGGCACGCTTCCCGGCTCGCATCGAAAAACTTATCCTGAACTACACTGGTGTCCCCGTAAAGACAGGCGAACAACTGGCCGTCGTTTACAGCCCCGAGTTATTGACTGCGCAGACGGAACTCATCACAGCGAATCGTGTTGATCCTAATAGCTCATTGACTCGTACGATTAGAGAGAAGCTTCGCCTATGGGGTTTACTTCCAGAGCAGATTGACGAGATCGTTAAGGAGGGAAAACCATCGGATCGCTTTACAATCAAAGCTCCGGCCGGCGGTATCGTCATCGCAAAAAACGTAAACGAAGGTGACTATGTCGAGACTGGCGAAACCCTTTTCAAGATCGTCGACCTTGATCGCCTCTGGCTTTTTCTTGATGCTTACGAATCAGATCTACCGTGGTTACGCTATGGGCAAAAAGTAAACTTCACGGTCGAAGCCTGGCCGGGTGAGATATTCACAGGTATCATCGCATTCATTGAGCCTGAGCTAAACCGGAAAACGCGAACCATTGGCATCAGGGTTAATGTAGAGAATCAAGATGGACGGCTCAAGCCAGGGATGTTTGCCCGTGGTACAGTTGAGTCAAAAGTAGCTGAAGGCGGGCAAGTCTACACGTCTGACCTCGCAGGAAAATGGATCAGCCCGATGCATCCGGAAATCATCAAAGACGGCCCCGGCCAGTGTGATGTCTGCGGCATGGATCTCGTCCCCATCGAAACACTTGGCTATGTCTCCGATTCTAAAAACGAAGAAGCTCCCCTGGTCATTCCTGCTTCGGCAGTCCTGCGAACCGGAAAGCGCGCAGTGGCGTATGTGCAAGTTCCCGATACCGAGCAGCCAACCTTTGAGGGACGCGAAATCGTTCTGGGAGCCAGAGCTGGCGATGACTTCATTGTGAAAGAAGGCCTGGCCGAAGGCGAACGCGTCGTCACCAACGGTGCCTTTAAAATTGATAGTGCCCTTCAGATTAAGGCAAAGCCCAGCATGATGAACCCCGGTATCCTAATCGAAGAAAATGAGAATGGAGGCATGGGAGCGATGATGATGGATAAAGTTATCGAACCACTTCCGCCTCTCGCTTCGTCATTACTGAAAAAAACATTACCTGACTACTTTGCTTTGCAAAGCGCTTTAGCCAACGATAACTTTGATACTGCCAAAGCAGCACTGAAATCCATGATGTCAAAAACCGGCCATTCCGGCGAATTAGCAGAATTGATCCACACAATGCTGGCAGCAAAAGATTTGAATGCGATTCGCCGGCCTTACTTTGAAATACTATCAAACGCCTTCATTGCAGCAGCCAAAGAAAACTCATCCGAAATGACCGGTGAAATCTACCTGATGAGCTGCCCCATGGTTTACGATGACCGCGGCGCAGCCTGGCTGCAAACCAATGATGAAGTGATGAACCCCTACTTCGGTGAGGAGATGCTGATGTGTGGCGAAGTACTGGAGAAACTCAATGACGGCAAGTAA
- a CDS encoding GxxExxY protein, which yields MNKQEIDTLCDVVRQSAFELHKYLRHGHLEKIYENGLAHRLGKQGIKVLQQTPVPVKDEDGTLLGDLIADLLIENGLIVELKAARNVTDDHVAQLIGYLRGSGFRYGLLINFGNPKLFIKRYVLD from the coding sequence ATGAATAAACAGGAAATAGATACGCTTTGCGACGTGGTTCGGCAAAGTGCATTTGAACTTCATAAGTATCTCAGACATGGACATCTGGAGAAAATCTATGAGAATGGACTGGCACACCGGTTGGGCAAACAAGGCATAAAGGTCTTACAGCAAACCCCGGTACCGGTTAAAGATGAAGACGGTACACTCCTGGGAGACTTAATCGCTGATCTATTAATAGAAAATGGGTTGATCGTCGAACTGAAGGCAGCTCGCAATGTAACTGATGATCATGTTGCCCAGTTAATCGGATATCTTCGCGGTAGTGGTTTTCGCTATGGCCTATTGATCAATTTCGGGAACCCAAAGCTATTCATTAAACGTTATGTACTGGATTAA
- a CDS encoding cation:dicarboxylate symporter family transporter has translation MILIGVVLGGMVGVFLGEYAAKLQILGDAFIRLLQMTILPYITISLITGIGGLNFAQAKQLALRLIGWLLIFWVIGMVIFMATSLTFPSWQSASFFSSSLVELKQKVDFLEMYIPANPFSSLANNVIPAVVLFSLSVGVALISIKEKGTLIDSLKILSEALTKVTGYVVKLTPIGVFAISASAAGTMTWGDLAKLQVYIVSFLVVSVVLTFYVLPLLVSTVTPFKMRDILSISKDALLTGFTTGNLFVILPVLTEGCRELFKKYDEEDEHTDAYVDVVIPVSFNFPNLGKLIMLIFVLFAGWFSGSNIGLTEYPGFIISGLFSLFGSVDVAIPFLLKTYSIPTDLYQFYLVTGVINGRFATLLAAMNLLTFTLVVTCAVTGRLQIKPVRIVKNSALAIMIVALSLGLTRLYFEVAVENEYEKDKQLANMHLLVNDGPYTVYKEAPPPPPLLTARESRLERIKEERKLRVGYLPDRLPFVFWNDKDELVGLDVDLAMLLAHELKCEAEFIPVQQDGIEQSLERAEVDFVIGGLAMNTARLERMRFTTPYLDLVFAFIVLEKNRELFDSSDKLNQLRDIKVAVTKDSFFKGPLQRHLPNVDVIEVTSYRDYFEQDGGQSDAILASAQAGSAWTLLYPKYSVVIPQPDKVTMPLGFPIARQDEAWADFFNSWILLKKGSSGYQEIYDYWILGEGANDAPKRWSVIRNVLGWVE, from the coding sequence ATGATTCTGATTGGAGTCGTGCTGGGAGGCATGGTGGGTGTTTTTCTTGGCGAGTACGCGGCCAAGCTTCAAATCCTGGGAGATGCGTTCATTCGCCTCCTACAGATGACGATCCTTCCCTACATCACAATTTCGCTCATCACGGGCATTGGCGGACTCAACTTCGCCCAGGCCAAACAACTCGCCCTCCGGCTCATTGGCTGGCTCCTCATCTTCTGGGTCATCGGCATGGTCATCTTTATGGCCACCTCTCTCACATTTCCCTCCTGGCAATCGGCCTCCTTTTTCAGTTCCTCTTTGGTGGAGCTGAAACAAAAAGTAGATTTTCTGGAAATGTATATTCCGGCGAATCCTTTCAGCTCGCTGGCTAATAATGTCATCCCAGCAGTCGTGCTTTTTAGCCTGTCAGTCGGCGTAGCCCTCATTTCGATTAAGGAAAAAGGAACCCTGATTGATAGTCTTAAAATCCTAAGCGAGGCTTTAACAAAAGTGACCGGCTACGTGGTTAAGCTGACTCCCATCGGTGTGTTTGCCATATCGGCATCAGCTGCCGGCACGATGACCTGGGGTGACCTGGCAAAGCTGCAAGTCTACATTGTTTCCTTTCTCGTCGTTTCCGTGGTGCTGACCTTTTACGTGCTCCCCTTACTCGTCTCGACCGTCACTCCCTTCAAAATGCGCGACATCCTCAGCATATCAAAGGATGCCCTGCTGACCGGATTCACGACAGGAAACTTGTTTGTTATCCTCCCGGTGCTGACCGAGGGCTGCCGGGAGCTGTTCAAAAAGTATGACGAGGAAGACGAACACACCGATGCCTACGTCGATGTCGTCATTCCCGTGTCGTTTAATTTCCCAAACCTGGGCAAGCTCATCATGCTGATTTTCGTGCTATTCGCAGGCTGGTTCAGTGGCTCAAATATTGGACTGACGGAGTATCCCGGGTTCATCATCTCGGGGCTCTTCAGCTTGTTTGGCAGTGTTGATGTTGCGATTCCCTTTCTCCTCAAAACATACAGCATCCCAACCGATCTTTACCAGTTTTACCTGGTAACCGGTGTGATCAACGGGCGCTTTGCCACTTTGCTGGCGGCCATGAATCTACTTACATTTACCCTTGTGGTGACCTGTGCTGTAACTGGTCGCTTACAGATAAAGCCTGTGCGTATTGTAAAAAACTCGGCCCTGGCAATCATGATTGTTGCCCTCTCGCTGGGCCTGACACGGCTCTACTTCGAAGTCGCAGTTGAAAACGAATATGAGAAAGACAAGCAGCTCGCAAACATGCATCTCCTGGTGAACGACGGGCCATACACAGTTTACAAAGAAGCCCCACCTCCACCACCTTTGTTGACAGCTCGTGAATCACGGCTTGAGCGCATCAAAGAGGAAAGAAAACTGCGCGTGGGTTATCTGCCCGACCGCCTGCCATTTGTTTTCTGGAACGACAAGGACGAGCTTGTCGGGCTTGATGTCGACCTCGCCATGCTCCTGGCTCACGAATTAAAATGTGAAGCGGAATTCATTCCTGTGCAACAGGATGGCATCGAGCAAAGTCTGGAAAGAGCGGAAGTCGATTTTGTCATCGGCGGGCTGGCCATGAATACGGCGCGGCTTGAAAGAATGCGCTTCACCACTCCTTATCTGGACCTGGTTTTCGCCTTTATTGTCCTCGAAAAAAATCGCGAACTTTTTGATTCTTCCGACAAGCTGAACCAATTAAGAGACATAAAAGTAGCCGTCACCAAAGACAGCTTTTTCAAAGGTCCCTTACAACGTCACCTTCCCAATGTTGATGTGATCGAAGTGACATCCTATCGTGACTACTTCGAGCAGGACGGCGGACAGTCAGATGCAATCCTGGCAAGTGCTCAGGCAGGTTCGGCCTGGACCTTACTGTATCCAAAGTACTCAGTTGTTATTCCTCAACCTGATAAAGTTACGATGCCACTCGGTTTTCCCATTGCACGCCAGGATGAAGCATGGGCTGACTTTTTTAATTCATGGATATTGCTCAAAAAAGGCAGTAGCGGCTATCAGGAGATCTATGACTACTGGATCCTGGGTGAAGGTGCCAATGATGCTCCAAAGCGCTGGAGCGTTATCCGCAACGTGCTTGGCTGGGTCGAGTAA